From the genome of Nicotiana sylvestris chromosome 2, ASM39365v2, whole genome shotgun sequence, one region includes:
- the LOC138885852 gene encoding uncharacterized mitochondrial protein AtMg00860-like: MARPSNSATGSAMSMHPSGRECQSSAGRARGRGRGSSSGGSQNCIYALSGRQDQESSPDVVTDLFVIVFIDNILVHSRSKDEHVDHLRAVLQTLHDNKLYAKFSKCEFWLNYVPFLGHIVSDGGIKVDTQKIEAVKSWSRLTTPTEICSFLGLAGYYRRFIERFCSLSTPLTKLTQKATKFLWTKACERSFQELKNTLTSALVLALPEGPDGYAMYFDASGIGLGCVLMQHGKVIAYASSS; encoded by the exons ATGGCGCGACCATCAAATTCAGCAACAGGATCAGCTATGTCCATGCATCCTTCAGGGCGCGAGTGTCAGTCTTCGGCTGGTAGAGCTCGAGGCAGAGGTAGagggtccagttcaggtggtagCCAGAATTGTATCTATGCGCTATCAGgtcgacaggaccaagagtcctcaccagatgttgtgacag atctgttcgtgatagtctttattgacaATATTCTGGTTCATTCACGTTCAAAGGATGAGCATGTGGACCACCTGCGAGCGGTACTCCAAACCCTCCAtgataataaattgtatgctaagttttctaagtgtgagttctggttgaattATGTaccattcttggggcatattgtatccgatggaggtataaaggtagacactcagaagattgaggctgtgaaatcctGGTCTAGACTTACCACTCCGacagagatttgtagctttctaggcttagcaggataCTATCGAAGGTTCATAGAGCGTTTTTGTTCTCTTTCAACACCATTAACAAAGCTGACGCAGAAAGCGACTAAGTTTCTGTGGACGAAGGCTTGCGAGCggagtttccaagagcttaaaAACACGTTGACTTCAGCACTAGTTCTAGCACTTCCAGAGggtccagatggttatgccatgtatttTGATGCCTCGGGTAtcgggttaggatgtgtcctgatgcaacatgggaaagtaATTGCGTATGCTTCAAGCAGTTAA